Proteins found in one Deltaproteobacteria bacterium genomic segment:
- a CDS encoding peptidylprolyl isomerase, whose translation MADAPMKNRQRVTARPALLGLLLAAALAATPAAAVVVNRILATIDGEPVTLHELNTFAERATRGRPAVDSAALLEGLITDKLLQKEVSDKGIIVRDEDIDNYIAGVKERNQIDDGQLQRALSEQGLTLAGYRKQVREEVEKAQLINREIRGKVNVTPEEVERYYQAHLEEYATPEKMRVRHILVRVPGDAEPSRIEAAVAKADDLHRQLKRGADFAELARQASDDAATAQDGGDLGWMKQGEMLEAFEQATMALKPGQLSQPVRTDVGFHLIKLEERAGASHKPLDELAAGIKEQLYGAALEERYQKWLTEELRKRHLVEVRP comes from the coding sequence ATGGCAGATGCACCAATGAAGAACCGCCAACGCGTAACCGCTCGACCGGCGCTGCTCGGGCTACTGCTGGCCGCGGCGCTGGCCGCCACCCCGGCAGCGGCAGTCGTGGTCAACCGCATCCTCGCTACCATCGACGGCGAACCCGTAACCCTGCACGAGCTCAACACCTTCGCCGAGCGCGCCACGCGCGGCCGGCCGGCGGTAGACTCGGCGGCACTGTTGGAGGGGCTCATCACCGACAAGCTGCTGCAGAAGGAAGTCAGCGATAAGGGCATCATCGTACGCGATGAAGACATCGACAACTACATCGCCGGCGTGAAAGAGCGTAACCAGATTGACGACGGCCAGCTGCAGCGGGCGTTGAGTGAGCAAGGCCTGACGCTGGCGGGCTACCGCAAGCAGGTGCGCGAGGAGGTGGAGAAGGCGCAGCTGATCAACCGCGAGATCCGCGGCAAGGTCAACGTTACCCCCGAGGAGGTCGAGCGCTACTACCAGGCGCACCTCGAAGAGTACGCCACGCCGGAGAAGATGCGCGTGCGGCACATCTTGGTGCGTGTGCCCGGTGACGCGGAGCCCAGCCGGATCGAGGCGGCTGTGGCTAAGGCGGATGATCTGCACCGCCAGCTCAAGCGGGGCGCGGATTTCGCCGAACTGGCACGCCAGGCCTCGGACGATGCGGCCACCGCCCAGGACGGCGGTGATCTGGGCTGGATGAAGCAGGGCGAGATGCTGGAAGCATTCGAACAGGCCACGATGGCACTTAAGCCAGGCCAGCTGAGCCAACCGGTGCGTACGGACGTCGGCTTCCACCTCATCAAACTCGAAGAGCGCGCGGGCGCGTCGCACAAGCCGCTCGATGAGTTGGCGGCCGGGATCAAGGAGCAACTCTACGGCGCCGCCCTCGAGGAACGCTACCAGAAGTGGCTGACCGAGGAGCTGCGCAAACGCCACCTCGTGGAGGTGCGACCGTGA
- the pdxA gene encoding 4-hydroxythreonine-4-phosphate dehydrogenase PdxA, which yields MPAPVDLAITMGDPAGIGPEVTLKALATPAVRRQVTPLLFGDITAFRDTAQRLQLAVEFAATQPGVPVARGAIAVVATGDLEARQRVPGRSTIGGGEAAYQAIVAAAQAVQRGAAAALVTAPISKANVAAAGHDFPGHTELLTHLCGATCVRMMMAGPKLRVVLATTHVAVRRVAELLTPQLVEDTITVTNRSLRQWFGCARPRIAVCGLNPHAGEAGLFGDEEGKVIAPAVGCARRRGIQALGPLPADTVFAPAARGEYDAVVCMYHDQGLAPFKLLHFKDGVNVTLGLPFVRTSPDHGTAYDIAGKGIADAASMVAAIQLAARLANAAPAGSRSKKSVAL from the coding sequence ATGCCTGCCCCCGTCGACCTCGCCATCACTATGGGTGATCCCGCCGGCATCGGGCCGGAGGTGACGCTGAAGGCATTGGCGACGCCGGCGGTGCGGCGGCAAGTCACGCCGCTGCTATTCGGCGACATCACAGCCTTTCGCGACACCGCGCAGCGGCTGCAGCTAGCGGTCGAGTTCGCCGCCACCCAGCCGGGGGTGCCGGTGGCGCGCGGCGCTATAGCGGTGGTGGCCACCGGGGACTTGGAAGCGCGCCAGCGGGTGCCGGGGCGCTCGACCATAGGCGGTGGCGAGGCCGCCTATCAGGCGATTGTGGCGGCGGCGCAGGCGGTGCAGCGGGGCGCGGCGGCGGCGCTGGTAACCGCGCCGATCAGTAAGGCCAACGTGGCGGCTGCCGGCCACGATTTTCCCGGGCACACGGAGCTGCTCACGCATCTGTGTGGCGCCACCTGCGTCCGCATGATGATGGCCGGGCCGAAGCTGCGCGTGGTGCTGGCAACCACTCACGTGGCCGTGCGCCGGGTGGCGGAATTGCTCACCCCCCAGCTGGTCGAGGACACCATTACCGTCACCAATCGTTCCCTGCGCCAGTGGTTCGGCTGTGCCCGGCCGCGGATCGCCGTGTGCGGCTTGAACCCACACGCCGGCGAGGCCGGCTTGTTCGGTGACGAGGAAGGCAAGGTGATCGCACCGGCGGTGGGTTGTGCGCGCCGCCGCGGGATCCAGGCGCTCGGCCCGCTGCCGGCCGACACCGTCTTCGCCCCTGCCGCCCGCGGCGAGTACGACGCGGTGGTCTGCATGTACCACGATCAAGGCCTGGCGCCTTTCAAGTTGTTGCACTTCAAGGACGGCGTCAACGTGACCTTGGGCTTGCCGTTCGTACGCACCTCTCCCGATCACGGTACCGCCTACGATATCGCCGGCAAAGGCATAGCCGACGCCGCCAGCATGGTGGCAGCGATACAGCTGGCGGCGCGGTTGGCCAACGCCGCGCCTGCCGGCTCCCGCTCGAAGAAGAGCGTGGCGCTGTGA